From Methanobrevibacter ruminantium, the proteins below share one genomic window:
- a CDS encoding DNA-directed RNA polymerase subunit H, with product MAFNILNHSAVPKHEILSDDEIEEIFADVDYDISQLPKIKVNDPVSKAIGAEEGQVLKITRKSETAGIFVTYRLVSGENNQK from the coding sequence TTGGCATTTAATATATTAAACCATAGTGCTGTTCCTAAGCACGAAATTTTGTCTGATGATGAAATTGAAGAGATTTTTGCAGATGTTGATTATGACATTAGTCAACTTCCGAAAATCAAAGTAAATGATCCTGTTTCTAAAGCTATTGGTGCTGAAGAAGGTCAAGTTTTAAAAATAACTCGTAAAAGTGAAACTGCAGGCATATTTGTTACATACAGGCTTGTAAGTGGAGAAAATAATCAAAAATAA
- a CDS encoding DNA-directed RNA polymerase subunit B'' produces MKNKTWGLVDSFFDKYDIVDHHIKSYNDFVENRIQKIIDITEPITIENEKGNYTLRTGKIKIEKPFTKEADGSKSMIYPTEARLRNLNYSAHMYLEMALHDNNSDEEEELEEVYIGELPLMLKSSICHLHGLTDKELLEKGEDPKDPGGYFIVNGSERAVVTMEEIAPNKIILERIDEPENRHAKAIVTSIKSGFRARITLEYKKPRKSGVFLRISFPYVPGEIPLVILLRALGLSTDQDIITKISDDFNFQMYIADDIQVSEKDLKLDSELMAEMTNEEREEYLRMAAIKYIGNRVAKGMTEEYRIKRAEDVIDRYLLPHMGIESDKRYDKAIYLAEMTEMLLQVIEGQREPHDKDHYTNKRLRVSGDLMEDLFRVAFSSLTRDMSYQLERSLSRGKELSIKQAVRSDVLTENIKHAIATGNWVGGRAGVSQLLDRVSYMATLSHLRRVVSPLTRSQPHFEARDLHPTQFGKICPNETPEGPNCGLVKNLALMCKISEGFEEEEDQKLVNIIRDMDVEMID; encoded by the coding sequence ATGAAAAATAAGACATGGGGTTTAGTAGATTCATTTTTTGATAAATATGATATTGTAGACCATCATATTAAATCTTACAACGATTTTGTTGAAAATCGTATTCAAAAGATTATTGATATCACTGAACCAATCACTATTGAAAACGAAAAAGGAAACTATACTCTTAGAACAGGTAAAATCAAAATTGAAAAACCTTTCACCAAAGAAGCAGACGGTTCTAAAAGTATGATTTATCCTACAGAAGCAAGACTTAGAAATTTAAACTATTCTGCTCACATGTACTTGGAAATGGCATTGCATGACAACAACAGCGATGAAGAGGAAGAATTGGAAGAAGTATACATTGGTGAATTGCCTCTCATGCTCAAATCTAGCATTTGTCATTTGCATGGACTTACTGATAAGGAATTATTGGAAAAAGGGGAAGACCCTAAAGATCCTGGAGGTTATTTCATTGTAAACGGTTCTGAAAGAGCTGTTGTAACCATGGAAGAAATTGCTCCTAACAAAATTATCCTAGAAAGAATTGATGAGCCTGAAAATAGACATGCAAAAGCTATTGTAACCTCAATTAAAAGTGGTTTCAGAGCAAGAATTACTTTAGAATACAAAAAACCACGTAAAAGTGGTGTGTTCTTAAGAATCTCTTTCCCATACGTTCCGGGAGAAATTCCATTAGTAATCTTGCTTAGAGCATTAGGATTATCAACTGATCAAGATATCATTACAAAGATTTCTGATGATTTCAACTTCCAAATGTATATTGCAGATGATATTCAAGTGTCTGAAAAAGACTTGAAATTGGATTCTGAATTAATGGCAGAAATGACCAATGAAGAAAGAGAAGAATACTTAAGAATGGCTGCTATTAAGTACATTGGTAATAGAGTAGCTAAAGGAATGACTGAAGAGTACAGAATAAAACGTGCTGAAGATGTCATTGACAGATACTTATTGCCACATATGGGTATTGAATCTGATAAACGTTATGATAAAGCTATTTACTTAGCTGAAATGACTGAAATGTTGCTTCAAGTAATTGAAGGTCAAAGAGAACCTCACGATAAGGACCATTACACCAATAAGAGATTAAGAGTTTCCGGTGACTTAATGGAAGACTTATTTAGAGTAGCTTTCTCTTCATTAACAAGAGATATGAGTTACCAACTTGAAAGAAGCTTATCCAGAGGAAAAGAACTTTCAATTAAGCAAGCTGTTCGTTCTGATGTTTTAACTGAAAATATCAAGCATGCAATCGCTACCGGTAATTGGGTAGGTGGAAGAGCTGGGGTAAGCCAGCTTTTAGACAGAGTAAGTTACATGGCAACACTTTCTCACTTAAGAAGGGTTGTATCTCCTCTTACTAGAAGTCAACCTCACTTTGAAGCTAGGGACTTGCACCCTACTCAATTTGGTAAGATTTGTCCAAACGAAACACCAGAAGGACCAAACTGTGGATTAGTAAAGAATTTAGCTCTAATGTGTAAGATCTCTGAAGGTTTCGAAGAAGAAGAGGACCAAAAACTTGTAAACATCATTAGAGACATGGATGTAGAGATGATAGATTAA